In Topomyia yanbarensis strain Yona2022 chromosome 2, ASM3024719v1, whole genome shotgun sequence, one DNA window encodes the following:
- the LOC131681475 gene encoding uncharacterized protein LOC131681475 isoform X1 translates to MWTKSINIEVIVICFLSIIPWPGPSVFKISCSRDSSRVVRKIVQSKWLPILEKYQVQLPLECPFHPLRDIFSPQQTAKQQNRPSQWTCGFCGKSFFEEKHLDMHFENRHKSKINLAEDAVCLADYCDMMRCEVLIAKDATLSFGVDPNMMSTDIEVWSESTAYRTALTTSGPRDLAKVPVKKSFLPKILQTIKNDFLSDRKTQTSALSTKERLSNCDVSEHRKHRVSKHSNSPGEVEDIDEDIDEEDDEDEDEDDEEDENDNDSNTTTQCEQNLVDSSLPPVDRKQQRLSEMQRMKANCKAEELDQLKTRCETLVRDCIVGLLVQLSLDDFKSMEEEMNRAVCWYLTCERYWEDGPLDQRPFPWGLVFVLVMVLSLGVCLCYYIIWILFDSEDQSPMGSNQITAHPSPTHGRHYLQPQSSSIYHLQDGGHSATSLNSLGQVSNMNLVSTGVSSGTDLQHTPQIHATQVPYGDESGYGYSTGGSNAVVTDGTGIATTSIGAGEFSELGQSEHYIYVTYPPELKRRLLERNSASFLRNSK, encoded by the exons GTGATAGTAATCTGCTTTCTATCTATCATACCATGGCCGGGTCCAAGCGTTTTCAAGATATCATGCTCTCGAGACAGTTCGCGTGTGGTGCGCAAAATAGTCCAATCCAAATGGTTACCGATATTGGAGAAGTACCAGGTACAGCTCCCATTGGAATGCCCATTTCATCCATTGCGCGACATCTTCAGCCCACAGCAGACTGCCAAACAGCAGAACCGTCCAAGCCAGTGGACCTGCGGGTTCTGTGGTAAAAGTTTCTTCGAAGAAAAGCATCTCGATATGCACTTTGAGAATCGCCACAAGAGCAAAATTAACCTGGCAGAGGACGCGGTCTGTCTGGCGGATTACTGTGACATGATGCGCTGCGAAGTGCTGATAGCGAAGGATGCTACGCTTTCGTTCGGTGTAGATCCCAACATGATGTCGACCGATATCGAAGTGTGGAGTGAATCGACAGCCTACCGAACAGCGCTGACCACATCGGGACCAAGAGATTTGGCGAAGGTGCCAGTGAA gaAATCGTTTCTTCCAAAGATtttacaaacaattaaaaatgattttttgagtgATCGAAAAACACAGACGTCTGCACTGAGTACAAAGGAGCGGCTGTCGAACTGCGACGTTTCTGAACATCGAAAGCACCGAGTGAGCAAGCATTCCAACAGTCCAG GCGAGGTCGAGGATATCGATGAAGACATTGACGAAGAAGACGATGAAGATGAGGATGAAGACGACGAGGAAGATGAGAACGATAACGATAGCAATACGACCACACAGTGTGAGCAAAATCTGGTTGACTCTTCGCTACCGCCTGTCGATCGAAAGCAACAGAGATTATCCGAAATGCAACGAATGAAGGCCAACTGCAAAGCAGAGGAGTTGGACCAGCTGAAGACCCGTTGCGAGACTCTAGTGAGAGATTGCATTGTTGGATTGCTGGTGCAATTGTCTCTGGACGACTTTAAAAGTATGGAGGAAGAGATGAACCGAGCTGTCTGCTGGTACTTGACTTGCGAACGATATTGGGAGGATGGTCCCCTCGACCAAAGACCTTTCCCATGGGGGCTTGTTTTTGTACTGGTGATGGTGTTGTCCTTGGGAGTATGCCTGTGCTACTACATTATCTGGATACTATTTGA CAGTGAAGACCAAAGTCCCATGGGAAGTAATCAGATCACTGCTCATCCCAGTCCAACCCACGGGCGGCACTATCTGCAACCACAGTCGTCAAGCATTTATCATCTCCAGGATGGCGGTCACTCGGCGACCAGCCTTAACAGTCTTGGACAGGTATCGAATATGAATTTGGTATCTACGGGCGTTTCGAGTGGAACAGATCTGCAACACACGCCCCAGATTCATGCTACACAAGTACCGTACGGTGATGAGAGCGGCTATGGATATAGCACGGGCGGTTCGAACGCCGTGGTGACCGATGGAACGGGCATCGCAACCACCTCGATTGGTGCCGGCGAATTCAGCGAATTGGGTCAGAGTGAACACTACATCTACGTTACCTATCCGCCAGAACTGAAACGAAGACTTCTAGAAAG GAACTCAGCATCTTTTCTAAGAAACTCCAAATAA
- the LOC131681475 gene encoding uncharacterized protein LOC131681475 isoform X2 has translation MWTKSINIEVIVICFLSIIPWPGPSVFKISCSRDSSRVVRKIVQSKWLPILEKYQVQLPLECPFHPLRDIFSPQQTAKQQNRPSQWTCGFCGKSFFEEKHLDMHFENRHKSKINLAEDAVCLADYCDMMRCEVLIAKDATLSFGVDPNMMSTDIEVWSESTAYRTALTTSGPRDLAKVPVKKSFLPKILQTIKNDFLSDRKTQTSALSTKERLSNCDVSEHRKHRVSKHSNSPGEVEDIDEDIDEEDDEDEDEDDEEDENDNDSNTTTQCEQNLVDSSLPPVDRKQQRLSEMQRMKANCKAEELDQLKTRCETLVRDCIVGLLVQLSLDDFKSMEEEMNRAVCWYLTCERYWEDGPLDQRPFPWGLVFVLVMVLSLGVCLCYYIIWILFDEDQSPMGSNQITAHPSPTHGRHYLQPQSSSIYHLQDGGHSATSLNSLGQVSNMNLVSTGVSSGTDLQHTPQIHATQVPYGDESGYGYSTGGSNAVVTDGTGIATTSIGAGEFSELGQSEHYIYVTYPPELKRRLLERNSASFLRNSK, from the exons GTGATAGTAATCTGCTTTCTATCTATCATACCATGGCCGGGTCCAAGCGTTTTCAAGATATCATGCTCTCGAGACAGTTCGCGTGTGGTGCGCAAAATAGTCCAATCCAAATGGTTACCGATATTGGAGAAGTACCAGGTACAGCTCCCATTGGAATGCCCATTTCATCCATTGCGCGACATCTTCAGCCCACAGCAGACTGCCAAACAGCAGAACCGTCCAAGCCAGTGGACCTGCGGGTTCTGTGGTAAAAGTTTCTTCGAAGAAAAGCATCTCGATATGCACTTTGAGAATCGCCACAAGAGCAAAATTAACCTGGCAGAGGACGCGGTCTGTCTGGCGGATTACTGTGACATGATGCGCTGCGAAGTGCTGATAGCGAAGGATGCTACGCTTTCGTTCGGTGTAGATCCCAACATGATGTCGACCGATATCGAAGTGTGGAGTGAATCGACAGCCTACCGAACAGCGCTGACCACATCGGGACCAAGAGATTTGGCGAAGGTGCCAGTGAA gaAATCGTTTCTTCCAAAGATtttacaaacaattaaaaatgattttttgagtgATCGAAAAACACAGACGTCTGCACTGAGTACAAAGGAGCGGCTGTCGAACTGCGACGTTTCTGAACATCGAAAGCACCGAGTGAGCAAGCATTCCAACAGTCCAG GCGAGGTCGAGGATATCGATGAAGACATTGACGAAGAAGACGATGAAGATGAGGATGAAGACGACGAGGAAGATGAGAACGATAACGATAGCAATACGACCACACAGTGTGAGCAAAATCTGGTTGACTCTTCGCTACCGCCTGTCGATCGAAAGCAACAGAGATTATCCGAAATGCAACGAATGAAGGCCAACTGCAAAGCAGAGGAGTTGGACCAGCTGAAGACCCGTTGCGAGACTCTAGTGAGAGATTGCATTGTTGGATTGCTGGTGCAATTGTCTCTGGACGACTTTAAAAGTATGGAGGAAGAGATGAACCGAGCTGTCTGCTGGTACTTGACTTGCGAACGATATTGGGAGGATGGTCCCCTCGACCAAAGACCTTTCCCATGGGGGCTTGTTTTTGTACTGGTGATGGTGTTGTCCTTGGGAGTATGCCTGTGCTACTACATTATCTGGATACTATTTGA TGAAGACCAAAGTCCCATGGGAAGTAATCAGATCACTGCTCATCCCAGTCCAACCCACGGGCGGCACTATCTGCAACCACAGTCGTCAAGCATTTATCATCTCCAGGATGGCGGTCACTCGGCGACCAGCCTTAACAGTCTTGGACAGGTATCGAATATGAATTTGGTATCTACGGGCGTTTCGAGTGGAACAGATCTGCAACACACGCCCCAGATTCATGCTACACAAGTACCGTACGGTGATGAGAGCGGCTATGGATATAGCACGGGCGGTTCGAACGCCGTGGTGACCGATGGAACGGGCATCGCAACCACCTCGATTGGTGCCGGCGAATTCAGCGAATTGGGTCAGAGTGAACACTACATCTACGTTACCTATCCGCCAGAACTGAAACGAAGACTTCTAGAAAG GAACTCAGCATCTTTTCTAAGAAACTCCAAATAA
- the LOC131681475 gene encoding uncharacterized protein LOC131681475 isoform X3, giving the protein MWTKSINIEVIVICFLSIIPWPGPSVFKISCSRDSSRVVRKIVQSKWLPILEKYQVQLPLECPFHPLRDIFSPQQTAKQQNRPSQWTCGFCGKSFFEEKHLDMHFENRHKSKINLAEDAVCLADYCDMMRCEVLIAKDATLSFGVDPNMMSTDIEVWSESTAYRTALTTSGPRDLAKVPVKKSFLPKILQTIKNDFLSDRKTQTSALSTKERLSNCDVSEHRKHRVSKHSNSPGEVEDIDEDIDEEDDEDEDEDDEEDENDNDSNTTTQCEQNLVDSSLPPVDRKQQRLSEMQRMKANCKAEELDQLKTRCETLVRDCIVGLLVQLSLDDFKSMEEEMNRAVCWYLTCERYWEDGPLDQRPFPWGLVFVLVMVLSLGVCLCYYIIWILFDSEDQSPMGSNQITAHPSPTHGRHYLQPQSSSIYHLQDGGHSATSLNSLGQVSNMNLVSTGVSSGTDLQHTPQIHATQVPYGDESGYGYSTGGSNAVVTDGTGIATTSIGAGEFSELGQSEHYIYVTYPPELKRRLLESCYNRTTRL; this is encoded by the exons GTGATAGTAATCTGCTTTCTATCTATCATACCATGGCCGGGTCCAAGCGTTTTCAAGATATCATGCTCTCGAGACAGTTCGCGTGTGGTGCGCAAAATAGTCCAATCCAAATGGTTACCGATATTGGAGAAGTACCAGGTACAGCTCCCATTGGAATGCCCATTTCATCCATTGCGCGACATCTTCAGCCCACAGCAGACTGCCAAACAGCAGAACCGTCCAAGCCAGTGGACCTGCGGGTTCTGTGGTAAAAGTTTCTTCGAAGAAAAGCATCTCGATATGCACTTTGAGAATCGCCACAAGAGCAAAATTAACCTGGCAGAGGACGCGGTCTGTCTGGCGGATTACTGTGACATGATGCGCTGCGAAGTGCTGATAGCGAAGGATGCTACGCTTTCGTTCGGTGTAGATCCCAACATGATGTCGACCGATATCGAAGTGTGGAGTGAATCGACAGCCTACCGAACAGCGCTGACCACATCGGGACCAAGAGATTTGGCGAAGGTGCCAGTGAA gaAATCGTTTCTTCCAAAGATtttacaaacaattaaaaatgattttttgagtgATCGAAAAACACAGACGTCTGCACTGAGTACAAAGGAGCGGCTGTCGAACTGCGACGTTTCTGAACATCGAAAGCACCGAGTGAGCAAGCATTCCAACAGTCCAG GCGAGGTCGAGGATATCGATGAAGACATTGACGAAGAAGACGATGAAGATGAGGATGAAGACGACGAGGAAGATGAGAACGATAACGATAGCAATACGACCACACAGTGTGAGCAAAATCTGGTTGACTCTTCGCTACCGCCTGTCGATCGAAAGCAACAGAGATTATCCGAAATGCAACGAATGAAGGCCAACTGCAAAGCAGAGGAGTTGGACCAGCTGAAGACCCGTTGCGAGACTCTAGTGAGAGATTGCATTGTTGGATTGCTGGTGCAATTGTCTCTGGACGACTTTAAAAGTATGGAGGAAGAGATGAACCGAGCTGTCTGCTGGTACTTGACTTGCGAACGATATTGGGAGGATGGTCCCCTCGACCAAAGACCTTTCCCATGGGGGCTTGTTTTTGTACTGGTGATGGTGTTGTCCTTGGGAGTATGCCTGTGCTACTACATTATCTGGATACTATTTGA CAGTGAAGACCAAAGTCCCATGGGAAGTAATCAGATCACTGCTCATCCCAGTCCAACCCACGGGCGGCACTATCTGCAACCACAGTCGTCAAGCATTTATCATCTCCAGGATGGCGGTCACTCGGCGACCAGCCTTAACAGTCTTGGACAGGTATCGAATATGAATTTGGTATCTACGGGCGTTTCGAGTGGAACAGATCTGCAACACACGCCCCAGATTCATGCTACACAAGTACCGTACGGTGATGAGAGCGGCTATGGATATAGCACGGGCGGTTCGAACGCCGTGGTGACCGATGGAACGGGCATCGCAACCACCTCGATTGGTGCCGGCGAATTCAGCGAATTGGGTCAGAGTGAACACTACATCTACGTTACCTATCCGCCAGAACTGAAACGAAGACTTCTAGAAAG CTGCTACAATAGAACGACCCGACTATGA
- the LOC131681475 gene encoding uncharacterized protein LOC131681475 isoform X4: MWTKSINIEVIVICFLSIIPWPGPSVFKISCSRDSSRVVRKIVQSKWLPILEKYQVQLPLECPFHPLRDIFSPQQTAKQQNRPSQWTCGFCGKSFFEEKHLDMHFENRHKSKINLAEDAVCLADYCDMMRCEVLIAKDATLSFGVDPNMMSTDIEVWSESTAYRTALTTSGPRDLAKVPVKKSFLPKILQTIKNDFLSDRKTQTSALSTKERLSNCDVSEHRKHRVSKHSNSPGEVEDIDEDIDEEDDEDEDEDDEEDENDNDSNTTTQCEQNLVDSSLPPVDRKQQRLSEMQRMKANCKAEELDQLKTRCETLVRDCIVGLLVQLSLDDFKSMEEEMNRAVCWYLTCERYWEDGPLDQRPFPWGLVFVLVMVLSLGVCLCYYIIWILFDEDQSPMGSNQITAHPSPTHGRHYLQPQSSSIYHLQDGGHSATSLNSLGQVSNMNLVSTGVSSGTDLQHTPQIHATQVPYGDESGYGYSTGGSNAVVTDGTGIATTSIGAGEFSELGQSEHYIYVTYPPELKRRLLESCYNRTTRL; this comes from the exons GTGATAGTAATCTGCTTTCTATCTATCATACCATGGCCGGGTCCAAGCGTTTTCAAGATATCATGCTCTCGAGACAGTTCGCGTGTGGTGCGCAAAATAGTCCAATCCAAATGGTTACCGATATTGGAGAAGTACCAGGTACAGCTCCCATTGGAATGCCCATTTCATCCATTGCGCGACATCTTCAGCCCACAGCAGACTGCCAAACAGCAGAACCGTCCAAGCCAGTGGACCTGCGGGTTCTGTGGTAAAAGTTTCTTCGAAGAAAAGCATCTCGATATGCACTTTGAGAATCGCCACAAGAGCAAAATTAACCTGGCAGAGGACGCGGTCTGTCTGGCGGATTACTGTGACATGATGCGCTGCGAAGTGCTGATAGCGAAGGATGCTACGCTTTCGTTCGGTGTAGATCCCAACATGATGTCGACCGATATCGAAGTGTGGAGTGAATCGACAGCCTACCGAACAGCGCTGACCACATCGGGACCAAGAGATTTGGCGAAGGTGCCAGTGAA gaAATCGTTTCTTCCAAAGATtttacaaacaattaaaaatgattttttgagtgATCGAAAAACACAGACGTCTGCACTGAGTACAAAGGAGCGGCTGTCGAACTGCGACGTTTCTGAACATCGAAAGCACCGAGTGAGCAAGCATTCCAACAGTCCAG GCGAGGTCGAGGATATCGATGAAGACATTGACGAAGAAGACGATGAAGATGAGGATGAAGACGACGAGGAAGATGAGAACGATAACGATAGCAATACGACCACACAGTGTGAGCAAAATCTGGTTGACTCTTCGCTACCGCCTGTCGATCGAAAGCAACAGAGATTATCCGAAATGCAACGAATGAAGGCCAACTGCAAAGCAGAGGAGTTGGACCAGCTGAAGACCCGTTGCGAGACTCTAGTGAGAGATTGCATTGTTGGATTGCTGGTGCAATTGTCTCTGGACGACTTTAAAAGTATGGAGGAAGAGATGAACCGAGCTGTCTGCTGGTACTTGACTTGCGAACGATATTGGGAGGATGGTCCCCTCGACCAAAGACCTTTCCCATGGGGGCTTGTTTTTGTACTGGTGATGGTGTTGTCCTTGGGAGTATGCCTGTGCTACTACATTATCTGGATACTATTTGA TGAAGACCAAAGTCCCATGGGAAGTAATCAGATCACTGCTCATCCCAGTCCAACCCACGGGCGGCACTATCTGCAACCACAGTCGTCAAGCATTTATCATCTCCAGGATGGCGGTCACTCGGCGACCAGCCTTAACAGTCTTGGACAGGTATCGAATATGAATTTGGTATCTACGGGCGTTTCGAGTGGAACAGATCTGCAACACACGCCCCAGATTCATGCTACACAAGTACCGTACGGTGATGAGAGCGGCTATGGATATAGCACGGGCGGTTCGAACGCCGTGGTGACCGATGGAACGGGCATCGCAACCACCTCGATTGGTGCCGGCGAATTCAGCGAATTGGGTCAGAGTGAACACTACATCTACGTTACCTATCCGCCAGAACTGAAACGAAGACTTCTAGAAAG CTGCTACAATAGAACGACCCGACTATGA